The proteins below come from a single Miscanthus floridulus cultivar M001 chromosome 1, ASM1932011v1, whole genome shotgun sequence genomic window:
- the LOC136484321 gene encoding AAA-ATPase At2g46620-like, protein MGPDGGVVGGGVIGALVYGALAVVALRLVLSYKSAAHALRRAWRWADEWAQAYQYYEVPRLAGDGGGAENPLFRKAAAYVASLPSLEDADAACVLSSAAKSNDFALQLGPGHTARDAFLGARLAWTNAGDGRGLVLRVRRHDRTRVLRPYLQHIESVADEMEARRRELRLYANATGDCAPRWTSAPFTHPATLDTVAMDPDLKARVRADLESFLKGRAYYHRLGRVWRRSYLLYGAPGTGKSTFAAAMARFLGYDVYDIDLSRGGCDDLRALLLDTTPRSLILVEDLDRYLRGGNGDGETAAARTARVLSFMDGLSSCCGEERVMVFTMSRGKDGVDPAVLRPGRLDVHIHFTMCDFEGFKALASNYLGLKDHKLYPQVEEGFHAGARLSPAELGEIMLANRGSTSRALRTVISALQHVAPSPSSAQPQRTSTAARPPRLTSRWSGHLDGASAAASEEANAAEQSPRGGGGFAKDAPIREIKKLYGLIKYRSRKDAGVVPVDDSAASPNGRGSDVSSEKDR, encoded by the coding sequence ATGGGGCCGGACGGCGGCGTCGTCGGCGGAGGGGTGATCGGGGCCCTGGTCTACGGGGCGCTGGCGGTGGTGGCGCTGCGGCTGGTGCTGTCGTACAAGTCGGCGGCGCACGCGCTGCGGCGGGCGTGGCGGTGGGCGGACGAGTGGGCGCAGGCGTACCAGTACTACGAGGTGCCGCGCCTCGccggggacggcggcggcgcggagaaTCCGCTGTTCCGGAAGGCGGCTGCGTATGTGGCGTCGCTGCCGTCGCTCGAGGACGCGGACGCCGCCTGCGTGCTGTCGTCGGCGGCCAAGAGCAACGACTTCGCGCTGCAGCTGGGGCCCGGCCACACCGCGCGGGACGCGTTCCTGGGCGCGCGCCTCGCGTGGACCAACGCCGGGGACGGCCGCGGCCTCGTGCTGCGCGTGCGCCGCCACGACCGGACACGCGTGCTGCGGCCCTACCTGCAGCACATCGAGTCCGTCGCCGACGAGATGGAGGCGCGACGCCGCGAGCTGCGGCTCTACGCCAACGCCACCGGCGATTGCGCGCCGCGGTGGACGTCCGCGCCCTTCACCCACCCGGCCACGCTCGACACGGTGGCCATGGACCCGGACCTCAAGGCCCGCGTCCGCGCCGACCTGGAGAGCTTCCTCAAGGGCCGCGCGTACTACCACCGCCTCGGCCGCGTCTGGCGCAGGAGCTACCTGCTCTACGGCGCTCCCGGCACGGGCAAGTCCACGTTCGCCGCTGCGATGGCGAGGTTCCTGGGATACGACGTCTACGACATCGACCTGTCCCGCGGCGGCTGCGACGACCTCCGCGCCCTGCTTCTGGACACCACCCCGCGGTCGCTCATCCTCGTGGAGGACCTCGACCGCTACCTGCGCggcggcaacggcgacggcgagacggcggcggcgaggactgCGCGTGTGCTCAGCTTCATGGACGGGCTCTCCTCCTGCTGCGGCGAGGAGCGCGTGATGGTGTTCACCATGAGCAGAGGCAAGGACGGCGTGGACCCGGCCGTGCTGCGGCCGGGCCGGCTTGACGTGCACATCCACTTCACCATGTGCGACTTCGAGGGATTCAAGGCGCTGGCAAGCAACTACCTGGGGCTCAAGGACCACAAGCTGTACCCGCAGGTGGAGGAGGGGTTCCACGCCGGCGCCCGCCTCAGCCCCGCCGAGCTCGGCGAGATCATGCTCGCCAACCGCGGGTCCACGAGCCGCGCGCTCCGCACCGTCATCAGCGCGCTGCAGCACGTGGCGCCGTCACCGTCGTCAGCGCAGCCGCAGCGGACCAGCACCGCGGCGCGGCCGCCGAGGCTGACCTCGAGATGGTCCGGGCACCTCGACGGGGCGAGCGCTGCGGCGTCGGAGGAGGCCAACGCGGCGGAACAGTCGCCGCGGGGCGGGGGAGGTTTCGCCAAGGACGCGCCGATCAGGGAGATCAAGAAGCTGTACGGTCTGATCAAGTACAGGAGCCGCAAGGACGCCGGCGTCGTGCCGGTGGACGACAGCGCGGCGTCGCCGAACGGGCGGGGCAGCGACGTTAGCTCCGAGAAGGACCGGTGA